A portion of the Microbulbifer agarilyticus genome contains these proteins:
- a CDS encoding energy transducer TonB, with product MELAYPLNSTSLQSIPIRSATTSIVFLRNGAMALGVTGLLLLGMSQLIATDLQEPPAEILPTIAPIHMPEMKPTVIRETRVTKPQELPPPMTPSTVDHTVEPGDMPIVFQSPTTTGTKVDTSIVTADPMPIYKPAPRYPRRAIAKGLEGYVVVEFTISKNGSVKNPSVVGGYDATGAPTDVFNQSALKAVERFKYRPTVVDGKPVEKHGVRNRISYKLAD from the coding sequence ATGGAACTGGCTTATCCGCTTAATTCCACGTCCCTTCAGTCGATACCGATTCGTTCTGCGACCACATCAATCGTCTTCCTGCGTAATGGCGCAATGGCCTTGGGGGTTACCGGCCTGCTGTTGCTTGGTATGTCGCAGCTTATCGCGACCGACCTGCAAGAACCCCCGGCAGAAATTCTGCCAACCATTGCTCCCATTCATATGCCGGAGATGAAACCGACGGTTATTCGCGAAACGCGTGTCACCAAGCCGCAGGAGCTGCCGCCGCCGATGACGCCATCAACGGTGGACCACACGGTAGAACCCGGCGATATGCCGATCGTGTTTCAGTCGCCAACGACTACCGGCACAAAAGTCGATACCTCAATTGTGACTGCTGACCCGATGCCGATCTACAAGCCGGCGCCGCGTTATCCACGCAGGGCGATCGCAAAAGGTTTGGAGGGCTATGTCGTAGTGGAGTTCACCATTAGCAAAAATGGATCGGTGAAAAATCCTTCGGTGGTTGGAGGCTACGATGCGACGGGCGCGCCAACGGATGTGTTCAATCAATCCGCGCTAAAGGCCGTAGAACGGTTCAAATATCGCCCCACGGTAGTGGATGGTAAACCGGTCGAAAAACACGGTGTTCGCAACCGAATCTCGTACAAGCTGGCGGACTAA
- a CDS encoding type 1 glutamine amidotransferase domain-containing protein: protein MTKILVIVTNSAKLGDAEDNGTYAPELTHALREFNDAGFSYDLASIQGGEAPIYGTDMDDPVNTTMLADGGLLSAMANTKRLADVNADDYHGVFYPGGFGLLNDLAHDKAAAAITAARYDAGAVVGAVCHGPAGLLEVTLANGSNIMSGKTVTCFTRREEEEFGTIDQIPFVLQDAISSKAGQFHEVDPWGENILVHERLVTGQNPASAGGVGQAMVKLLKS, encoded by the coding sequence ATGACAAAAATCCTGGTGATTGTGACCAACAGTGCCAAGTTAGGTGATGCGGAAGATAACGGCACCTATGCGCCAGAATTAACCCACGCGCTGCGTGAATTTAACGATGCAGGCTTTTCTTACGATCTCGCCTCTATCCAGGGCGGTGAAGCACCAATCTACGGTACTGACATGGATGATCCGGTGAACACCACGATGCTGGCCGATGGCGGTCTACTGTCGGCGATGGCCAATACCAAACGGCTTGCGGACGTCAATGCAGACGACTACCACGGAGTATTCTATCCAGGTGGATTCGGCTTGCTTAACGACCTCGCTCACGACAAGGCCGCTGCCGCGATCACCGCAGCCCGCTATGACGCCGGCGCCGTAGTAGGAGCCGTGTGCCACGGACCCGCCGGCCTGCTCGAAGTGACCCTGGCCAACGGCAGCAACATCATGAGCGGTAAAACGGTAACGTGCTTTACCCGCCGTGAAGAGGAAGAGTTCGGGACCATCGACCAAATTCCATTTGTGTTGCAGGATGCGATCAGCAGCAAGGCCGGCCAATTTCACGAGGTAGACCCCTGGGGCGAAAATATATTGGTGCATGAGCGCCTGGTTACCGGGCAAAATCCTGCATCCGCCGGTGGCGTTGGTCAGGCGATGGTAAAACTACTGAAGAGTTAA
- a CDS encoding LysR family transcriptional regulator, translated as MAQLDGLPEFLAVAETHGFSKAARQLGVSTSHVSRRVKALEERLGVSLVARSTRIVRLTEAGRQYYHECRDLMNGLEAVEEQIGRERGALEGRLRVSAAGEFAERYVAPALMRFALVHPALQVEIDFNSRLVNFVEEGFDLAVRYGDMQDSQLIARPLVTRALVCMASPEYLVTHGTPQRPQDLAYHHCIIANSDRWRFREEAGDTEVRVSGRWRSNSGRSVVAACQTGLGIAYLPGSSFGEAAHDGTLKPVLEGYWAQGPNTWLVYRDHRHLSLRVRAAIDFLLETFADWREEESVKPAG; from the coding sequence ATGGCGCAATTGGATGGCCTACCGGAGTTTCTTGCGGTGGCAGAGACCCATGGGTTTTCTAAGGCCGCACGCCAGCTGGGCGTCTCTACTTCGCATGTGTCGCGCAGGGTAAAGGCACTGGAAGAGCGGCTCGGAGTGTCATTGGTCGCGCGCAGTACCCGAATTGTTCGTCTGACTGAAGCCGGTCGGCAGTATTACCACGAGTGCCGGGATCTGATGAACGGCCTCGAGGCCGTGGAAGAGCAGATCGGGCGTGAGCGTGGTGCCCTGGAGGGGCGTTTGCGTGTGTCTGCGGCCGGTGAGTTCGCCGAACGTTACGTGGCGCCTGCGCTTATGCGATTTGCGTTAGTGCACCCTGCGTTGCAGGTGGAGATCGACTTCAATAGCCGGCTGGTAAATTTCGTTGAAGAGGGGTTTGATCTGGCCGTGCGTTACGGCGATATGCAGGACTCACAACTCATCGCGCGCCCTCTGGTTACGCGCGCTTTAGTATGCATGGCCAGTCCGGAATATCTGGTGACCCACGGCACACCGCAACGACCGCAGGATCTGGCTTACCATCACTGTATTATTGCCAACAGTGATCGCTGGCGTTTTCGTGAGGAGGCTGGAGACACGGAGGTGCGTGTGTCGGGGCGGTGGCGCTCCAACAGTGGGCGCAGTGTGGTGGCCGCCTGCCAGACGGGACTGGGTATCGCGTATTTACCAGGCTCGAGTTTTGGCGAAGCCGCGCATGACGGCACCCTGAAGCCGGTGCTGGAGGGCTACTGGGCGCAGGGTCCGAATACCTGGCTGGTATACCGCGATCATCGACACCTGTCTTTGCGGGTGCGTGCCGCGATCGATTTTTTGTTGGAAACGTTTGCGGACTGGCGGGAGGAAGAGAGCGTGAAACCAGCCGGTTGA
- the ilvD gene encoding dihydroxy-acid dehydratase codes for MPQYRSRTSTAGRNMAGARALWRATGMKDEDFHKPIIAVANSFTQFVPGHVHLKDMGQLVAREIEKAGGVAKEFNTIAVDDGIAMGHDGMLYSLPSREIIADSVEYMVNAHCADALVCISNCDKITPGMLMAAMRLNIPVIFVSGGPMEAGKTKLADHKLDLVDAMVIAATDSATDEEVAEYERSACPTCGSCSGMFTANSMNCLTEALGLSLPGNGTTLATHADREQLFLRAGREIVSLAKRYYEQDNESALPRTIANRAAFTNAMALDIAMGGSTNTILHLLAAALEGEVDFTLADIDRLSRKIPQLCKVAPNTQKYHIEDVHRAGGVMSILGELEAGGLIDASLPTVHSKSFKDALEEWDIRRTDNPDVHKFFRAGPAGIPTQQAFSQDCRWNNLDGDREQGCIRSVEHAYSSEGGLAVLFGNLAPDGCVVKTSGVEEELWQFEGPAHVVESQEDAVAHILEGKVKEGEAVIVRYEGPKGGPGMQEMLYPTSYLKSKGLGQSCALITDGRFSGGTSGLSIGHVSPEAAGGGNIGLVQDGDLVRIDIPKRLIEVDIPEAELHRRREAMNAKGTEGWKPVKQRPRKVSRALKAYALLATSADKGAVREID; via the coding sequence ATGCCTCAGTACCGCTCACGCACCTCCACCGCTGGCCGCAATATGGCCGGCGCCCGCGCCCTGTGGCGCGCCACCGGCATGAAGGATGAAGATTTCCACAAGCCCATTATTGCCGTGGCCAACTCCTTCACCCAGTTCGTGCCCGGGCATGTACACCTGAAGGATATGGGGCAGCTCGTCGCACGGGAAATTGAGAAAGCGGGCGGTGTCGCCAAGGAATTCAACACCATTGCGGTGGATGACGGTATCGCCATGGGCCACGACGGCATGCTCTACAGCTTGCCGAGCCGCGAAATCATTGCCGACTCCGTGGAGTACATGGTCAACGCGCACTGCGCCGACGCATTGGTGTGTATCTCTAACTGCGACAAGATCACCCCCGGGATGCTGATGGCGGCCATGCGCCTGAACATTCCAGTGATTTTCGTCTCCGGCGGCCCAATGGAAGCCGGCAAGACCAAGCTCGCCGACCACAAGCTGGACCTCGTTGATGCGATGGTTATCGCAGCCACCGATTCCGCCACCGACGAGGAAGTTGCGGAGTATGAGCGTTCCGCCTGCCCTACCTGTGGCTCCTGCTCCGGTATGTTTACCGCCAACTCTATGAACTGCCTGACCGAGGCCCTGGGCCTGTCCCTGCCCGGTAATGGCACCACGCTCGCCACCCACGCGGACCGCGAGCAGCTGTTCCTGCGCGCCGGCCGGGAAATCGTTAGCCTGGCGAAGCGCTACTACGAGCAAGACAACGAATCCGCTCTGCCGCGCACCATTGCCAATCGCGCGGCATTTACCAATGCCATGGCCCTCGACATCGCCATGGGCGGATCCACCAATACCATTTTGCACCTGCTGGCGGCGGCGCTGGAAGGCGAGGTCGACTTTACCCTGGCAGACATCGATCGCCTGTCCCGCAAGATTCCGCAGCTGTGTAAAGTGGCCCCCAACACCCAGAAATATCATATCGAAGACGTGCACCGCGCCGGTGGTGTAATGTCGATTCTCGGCGAATTGGAAGCCGGCGGATTGATCGATGCCAGCCTGCCTACCGTGCACAGCAAGTCCTTCAAGGACGCACTGGAAGAGTGGGACATCCGTCGTACCGATAACCCAGACGTACACAAATTCTTTCGCGCTGGCCCGGCAGGTATTCCAACCCAGCAGGCGTTCAGTCAGGACTGCCGCTGGAACAACCTGGACGGCGACCGCGAACAGGGATGCATCCGTTCTGTCGAGCACGCCTACTCTTCCGAAGGTGGCCTGGCCGTACTTTTCGGTAACCTCGCTCCGGACGGCTGCGTGGTGAAGACTTCCGGCGTAGAAGAGGAACTCTGGCAGTTCGAAGGCCCCGCGCACGTGGTAGAAAGCCAGGAAGATGCCGTTGCGCATATTCTGGAAGGCAAGGTGAAAGAAGGCGAAGCGGTGATCGTGCGCTACGAGGGGCCGAAAGGGGGCCCAGGTATGCAGGAAATGCTGTATCCCACCAGCTACCTTAAATCCAAAGGTCTAGGTCAATCCTGCGCATTGATTACCGATGGCCGTTTCTCCGGCGGCACTTCCGGCCTGTCGATCGGCCACGTCTCTCCAGAAGCTGCTGGCGGCGGCAATATAGGGCTGGTGCAAGACGGCGACCTGGTGCGCATCGATATTCCAAAGCGCTTGATCGAAGTGGATATTCCGGAAGCGGAATTGCATCGCCGTCGCGAGGCCATGAATGCGAAAGGTACTGAGGGCTGGAAACCCGTGAAGCAACGCCCGCGTAAAGTTAGCCGTGCATTGAAAGCCTATGCCCTGCTGGCCACCAGTGCCGACAAGGGCGCGGTGCGAGAAATCGACTGA
- the argA gene encoding amino-acid N-acetyltransferase has protein sequence MNTETTTLNWFRNAAPYINDLRGRTLVVAIPGEGFADENFRNLVHDLTLLISLGVKLVLVHGARIQVNSALQQAGIKSHFLGNTRITDRETLEVIKAVVGKLRLEIEAAFSQGLPDSPMAGAALKVISGNFVTARPVGVIDGTDMRWTGQVRRIDEQAIARALQDNSLVLLSPFGTSLTGELFNLNYLDLATEAAKALQAEKLILFRDLPQLEIEGDPVHDLSIHQAEYVAEKASSETLTCAIAACSAGTQRVHLLSYADNGALLEELFSREGTGTMIYRDRYEVIRRARIHDVGGILGLIRPLEKQGVLVRRSREKLEAEIDHFTLVEVDGTPVACAALYPILDDEGDTIAAEVACVAIHPEFRGGGRGAKLMQHLERQARALDLSEIYVLTTQTEHWFIERGFTQVDVSQLPTSRKSLYNIQRNSRVLCKRLDAQ, from the coding sequence GTGAACACCGAAACCACCACTCTCAACTGGTTCAGAAATGCCGCGCCCTATATCAATGATTTGCGCGGACGAACCCTGGTGGTCGCGATTCCCGGCGAAGGGTTTGCCGATGAGAACTTTCGCAACCTGGTGCACGACCTGACGCTGCTGATCAGTCTCGGGGTAAAGCTGGTACTGGTGCACGGTGCACGCATTCAGGTAAATAGTGCGCTGCAACAAGCGGGGATCAAGAGCCATTTTCTTGGTAATACACGTATTACTGACCGTGAAACCCTGGAGGTTATCAAAGCCGTCGTCGGCAAACTGCGGCTCGAAATCGAGGCTGCTTTTTCTCAGGGCCTGCCCGATTCACCCATGGCGGGTGCCGCGCTAAAAGTCATTTCCGGAAACTTTGTCACCGCGCGTCCGGTAGGGGTAATTGACGGCACCGATATGCGCTGGACCGGGCAGGTACGCCGCATCGACGAACAGGCCATCGCGCGTGCGTTGCAAGACAACTCCCTGGTACTGCTATCCCCCTTTGGTACATCGCTTACCGGTGAACTGTTTAACCTGAACTATCTGGATCTTGCCACCGAGGCCGCCAAGGCCCTGCAGGCTGAGAAGCTGATCCTGTTCCGCGACCTGCCACAGTTGGAAATTGAGGGTGATCCGGTACACGACCTCAGTATTCATCAGGCCGAGTATGTCGCAGAAAAAGCCAGCAGCGAAACCCTGACCTGCGCGATTGCCGCATGCAGCGCCGGCACGCAGCGGGTCCATCTGCTGAGTTATGCCGACAATGGTGCCCTGCTGGAGGAATTGTTCAGCCGTGAGGGTACCGGCACCATGATTTACCGGGACCGTTACGAAGTGATTCGGCGTGCGCGCATTCACGACGTCGGCGGTATTCTTGGACTGATCCGCCCACTGGAAAAACAGGGGGTACTGGTGCGGCGCTCACGGGAAAAGCTGGAAGCGGAGATCGACCATTTCACCCTCGTGGAGGTAGACGGTACCCCGGTGGCCTGTGCGGCGCTCTACCCCATCCTTGACGATGAGGGCGACACCATCGCCGCGGAAGTTGCTTGCGTGGCCATTCATCCGGAATTCCGTGGCGGCGGCCGCGGCGCCAAATTAATGCAGCATCTCGAACGCCAGGCCCGCGCACTGGACCTGTCGGAAATCTACGTGCTCACCACGCAAACCGAGCACTGGTTTATTGAGCGCGGGTTTACCCAGGTGGACGTTTCCCAATTGCCTACCAGTCGTAAATCGCTCTACAACATACAGCGAAATTCACGCGTTTTATGCAAACGGCTCGACGCGCAATAA
- a CDS encoding PhzF family phenazine biosynthesis protein, producing the protein MQLPIYQADAFTSKLFQGNPAAYIPLTRWLDDQLMQQIAAENNLAETAFTVAAGNGFELRWFTPGEEVPLCGHATLVTAHLLWTELGFTDDEIHFFTQSGELIVRRDGERLALDFPAQINHPISQDDEYTQALGVSPIGAFEVTGSDDQLLLEFAAAEQVAALSPDMRAVARLPYKGLICTAPGDSYACDFVSRFFAPAIGIDEDPVTGSAHTRLVPFWAQKLDKTLLRARQISSRGGELECELIGDRVIMRGGAVTYLRGQITI; encoded by the coding sequence ATGCAACTGCCCATCTATCAGGCCGACGCCTTTACCTCGAAACTCTTCCAAGGCAATCCTGCCGCGTACATCCCGCTCACCCGCTGGCTCGATGACCAGCTTATGCAGCAGATCGCCGCAGAAAATAATCTCGCCGAAACTGCCTTCACCGTCGCGGCCGGCAATGGCTTTGAGCTGCGCTGGTTCACACCGGGAGAGGAAGTGCCCCTGTGCGGTCACGCCACTCTGGTCACCGCCCACCTGCTGTGGACAGAGCTCGGTTTCACCGATGATGAGATTCATTTCTTCACCCAAAGCGGCGAATTGATCGTACGCCGGGATGGAGAGCGCCTGGCACTCGATTTTCCCGCCCAGATAAACCACCCCATTTCACAGGACGATGAGTACACCCAGGCACTCGGCGTTAGCCCAATAGGCGCCTTCGAGGTTACCGGTTCCGATGACCAGCTACTGCTGGAATTTGCCGCAGCTGAACAGGTCGCCGCACTATCTCCGGATATGCGTGCAGTTGCCCGGCTACCGTATAAGGGCCTGATCTGTACCGCTCCCGGCGACAGTTATGCTTGTGACTTCGTCAGCCGCTTTTTCGCGCCCGCAATCGGTATCGATGAAGATCCCGTTACCGGTTCCGCACATACGCGGCTGGTGCCGTTCTGGGCGCAAAAGCTGGATAAAACCCTTTTGAGAGCAAGGCAGATTTCCTCACGCGGCGGGGAACTGGAATGCGAGCTAATCGGTGATCGAGTAATTATGCGTGGAGGCGCTGTCACTTATCTGCGCGGTCAAATCACCATCTAA
- a CDS encoding inorganic phosphate transporter gives MEIIAQYGHIFLIMACVFGFFMAWGVGANDVANAMGTSVGSRALTIKQAIIIAMIFEFAGAYLAGGEVTSTIRKGIIDPDLFNDTPELLVYGMLSALLAAGTWLLIASILGWPVSTTHSIVGAIVGFSAVGISVDAVAWGKVGSIVASWVVSPVLAGTISFMLFRSVQRLILNTEDPFNNAKRYIPIYMFAVGWMISMVTLTKGLKHVFKDANISLAFWQDALIAAVMGLVVMAIGVVMLKRVKRDPEAEKENRFASVERVFAILMIFTACAMAFAHGSNDVANAVGPLAAVVNTVQQGAVTAKAVMPPWILLLGGAGIVVGLATYGFKVMATIGRKITELTPSRGFAAELGAAATVVLASGTGLPISTTHTLVGAVLGVGLARGIGALNLRMITTIAASWVITLPAGAGLAILFFFFFKGVFG, from the coding sequence GTGGAAATTATCGCTCAATACGGCCATATCTTTCTGATAATGGCCTGTGTATTCGGATTCTTCATGGCCTGGGGTGTGGGCGCCAATGACGTGGCCAATGCCATGGGCACCTCCGTAGGCTCCCGCGCGCTGACCATCAAACAGGCGATCATTATCGCCATGATCTTCGAGTTCGCCGGCGCCTACTTGGCCGGCGGCGAAGTGACCTCGACGATTCGCAAAGGCATCATCGACCCGGACTTGTTTAACGACACCCCGGAACTGCTGGTATACGGCATGCTCTCTGCACTGCTGGCCGCCGGTACCTGGCTGCTGATCGCGAGTATTCTGGGATGGCCGGTGTCCACCACCCACTCCATTGTCGGCGCCATTGTCGGCTTCTCCGCAGTGGGTATCTCTGTGGATGCGGTGGCCTGGGGCAAGGTGGGCAGCATCGTCGCCAGCTGGGTAGTATCCCCGGTACTAGCGGGCACTATTTCGTTCATGCTGTTCCGCAGTGTGCAGCGCCTGATTCTCAATACCGAAGACCCGTTCAACAACGCCAAGCGCTACATCCCCATCTACATGTTTGCCGTGGGCTGGATGATTTCCATGGTGACCCTCACCAAGGGTCTCAAGCATGTATTTAAAGATGCCAACATCAGCCTCGCCTTCTGGCAGGACGCCCTGATCGCCGCCGTCATGGGACTGGTCGTGATGGCTATTGGCGTGGTCATGCTGAAACGCGTGAAGCGCGACCCGGAAGCCGAGAAAGAAAATCGCTTTGCCAGTGTTGAGCGTGTTTTCGCCATCCTGATGATCTTCACCGCCTGTGCCATGGCATTTGCCCACGGCTCCAACGACGTGGCTAATGCCGTTGGTCCGCTGGCTGCGGTAGTAAACACGGTTCAGCAAGGCGCGGTCACTGCGAAGGCGGTCATGCCACCGTGGATCCTGTTGCTGGGTGGCGCCGGTATCGTAGTCGGCCTCGCCACTTATGGCTTCAAGGTTATGGCGACTATTGGCCGCAAGATTACCGAGCTGACCCCGAGCCGTGGCTTCGCCGCCGAGCTGGGTGCAGCTGCCACCGTGGTACTGGCTTCCGGTACCGGCCTGCCCATTTCCACCACCCACACCCTCGTGGGTGCGGTACTCGGGGTTGGCCTGGCGCGCGGCATCGGCGCACTGAATCTGCGTATGATCACCACTATCGCCGCCTCCTGGGTAATCACCCTGCCGGCGGGCGCCGGCCTGGCGATCCTGTTCTTCTTCTTCTTCAAAGGCGTATTCGGCTGA
- a CDS encoding TIGR00153 family protein, which yields MPLSNIGNLFGRSPIKPIKEHMATAHEASADLVPFFKALVNEDLATAKTVQERISASESRADDIKRDLRLHLPDSLFMPVSRTDLLELLHVQDKVANTAQDIAGLAVGRQMRIPAPLKALMCTFVESAVAASAQALTAINELDELLESGFSGREVDIAQRMIEELDELERKSDKLEVEVRAALFDIEKDLPPVDVIFLYRVIEEIGELADEAHGVGNRLQLLLAR from the coding sequence ATGCCCCTGTCCAACATCGGCAACCTGTTCGGCCGCTCGCCGATCAAACCGATCAAAGAGCATATGGCGACCGCCCATGAGGCGTCAGCGGATCTGGTGCCCTTCTTTAAAGCCCTCGTGAACGAGGACTTGGCGACCGCCAAAACCGTCCAAGAGCGTATCTCCGCCAGCGAGAGCCGCGCCGATGACATCAAGAGAGACCTGCGCCTACACCTGCCAGACAGCCTGTTTATGCCGGTATCCCGTACCGACCTGCTGGAACTACTGCATGTGCAGGACAAGGTAGCCAACACCGCTCAGGACATTGCCGGCCTCGCGGTAGGCCGCCAAATGCGGATTCCCGCACCGCTGAAGGCGTTGATGTGTACCTTCGTAGAAAGCGCCGTAGCCGCGTCCGCGCAGGCACTGACCGCCATCAACGAGCTGGACGAACTGCTGGAATCCGGCTTTTCCGGCCGCGAAGTCGACATTGCCCAGCGCATGATCGAAGAACTGGATGAGCTGGAGCGCAAGTCCGACAAATTAGAAGTAGAAGTGCGTGCCGCACTTTTCGACATCGAAAAAGACCTGCCACCGGTGGATGTGATTTTCCTGTATCGGGTAATCGAAGAAATTGGTGAGCTGGCAGATGAAGCCCACGGTGTGGGCAACCGATTGCAGCTACTGCTGGCGCGATAA
- a CDS encoding GspE/PulE family protein, with protein MAASAGVRGADRILDLPGLLEDLVGEGYVARMDANRLIGTPRTAEQAQMHPLTYIASCELENQKKPGRALDAQVLTQWLADTSSHGLYHIDPLKVNVAAVTEVMSFQFAKRHQILCVEASPEMLLVATAQPYTSGWEEQLEHTSGRTVQRVVADPADILRYGTEFYSLANSISGASGLKGSSAAGNFEQLLELGNLKDPEANDQHIVNIVDWLLQHAFDQRASDIHIEPRRGIGRIRFRIDGVLQPIHELPDQVNAAVTSRLKILGRMNVAEKRKPQDGRIKTKRPDGSEVELRLSTLPTAFGEKLVMRIFDPEVLARSYHDLGLTGDDLTRWQKMLGRPNGIVLVTGPTGSGKTTTLYTALKQLASSEVNVSTIEDPIEMVEDSFNQTQVHHSIGLDFAAGIRTLMRQDPDIIMVGEIRDLETAQMAVQAALTGHLVISTLHTNDAPTAVTRLLDLGLPHYLLKSTVLGVMAQRLVRTLCPSCKRKAEVSDEDWQALVKPWKAPKPEVVYQPEGCLDCRNTGYRGRQGIYEILPFSEAIQGLVTADCDLQQVRRQGMREGMSSLRLSGAKKVAAGITTVQEVLRVAPPPDIAF; from the coding sequence ATGGCTGCAAGCGCTGGGGTAAGAGGTGCAGACCGGATTCTCGACCTGCCTGGGTTGCTGGAGGACCTGGTGGGTGAGGGGTATGTGGCGCGTATGGATGCCAACCGGCTAATCGGCACGCCGCGCACCGCCGAGCAGGCGCAGATGCACCCGCTGACTTATATTGCCAGTTGCGAGCTGGAAAATCAGAAGAAGCCCGGGCGCGCCCTGGATGCGCAGGTGCTGACCCAGTGGCTCGCGGATACCTCCTCTCATGGTCTCTATCATATTGACCCGCTCAAGGTGAATGTGGCGGCGGTGACCGAGGTCATGAGCTTCCAGTTTGCCAAGCGCCACCAGATTCTGTGTGTGGAGGCGAGCCCGGAGATGCTGCTGGTGGCCACCGCGCAGCCTTACACTTCCGGCTGGGAAGAGCAGCTGGAGCACACCAGCGGCCGCACCGTGCAGCGGGTGGTGGCCGATCCCGCGGATATCTTGCGCTACGGCACCGAGTTTTACTCTCTGGCCAATTCGATTTCTGGTGCCAGTGGGCTCAAGGGCAGCTCCGCGGCGGGCAACTTCGAGCAGTTGCTGGAGCTGGGCAACCTCAAGGACCCGGAGGCCAACGACCAGCACATCGTCAATATTGTGGACTGGCTGTTACAGCACGCCTTCGACCAGCGCGCCAGTGATATCCATATAGAGCCGCGCCGCGGTATTGGTCGCATCCGCTTTCGTATCGACGGTGTTCTGCAACCCATTCATGAGTTACCAGACCAGGTTAACGCGGCGGTGACCAGCCGCCTCAAAATCCTCGGGCGCATGAACGTGGCCGAAAAGCGCAAACCTCAGGATGGCCGCATCAAGACCAAGCGTCCGGATGGCAGCGAGGTGGAGTTGCGTCTGTCGACCTTGCCCACTGCATTCGGCGAAAAGCTGGTCATGCGGATTTTCGATCCTGAAGTACTGGCGCGCTCCTATCATGACCTGGGCCTTACCGGTGACGACCTGACACGCTGGCAAAAAATGCTCGGGCGTCCCAACGGCATCGTGCTGGTGACCGGCCCCACGGGTTCCGGTAAGACCACGACACTGTACACGGCGCTCAAGCAGTTAGCCTCCAGCGAGGTGAATGTCTCAACCATCGAAGATCCTATCGAAATGGTGGAAGACAGCTTCAACCAGACCCAGGTGCACCACAGCATCGGCCTAGATTTTGCGGCGGGTATTCGCACCCTGATGCGTCAGGATCCGGACATTATTATGGTGGGGGAGATTCGCGACCTGGAAACTGCGCAGATGGCAGTGCAGGCGGCGTTGACTGGCCACTTGGTGATTTCCACCCTGCACACCAACGACGCGCCCACTGCGGTGACCCGCCTGCTAGACCTGGGTTTGCCGCATTACCTGCTGAAGTCCACCGTGCTCGGGGTAATGGCCCAGCGTCTGGTGCGTACCCTGTGCCCCAGCTGTAAGCGTAAAGCGGAGGTCAGTGACGAAGACTGGCAGGCGCTGGTGAAGCCCTGGAAAGCGCCCAAGCCCGAAGTGGTGTATCAACCGGAAGGGTGTCTGGACTGCCGCAACACCGGTTACCGCGGGCGTCAGGGTATCTACGAAATTCTTCCGTTCAGTGAGGCGATCCAGGGGCTGGTTACCGCAGATTGCGATCTGCAGCAGGTGCGTCGCCAGGGAATGCGCGAAGGCATGAGTAGTCTGCGTCTCTCCGGGGCAAAAAAAGTGGCTGCCGGCATTACCACGGTGCAGGAAGTGTTGCGGGTGGCGCCGCCACCGGATATCGCATTCTAA